The Ralstonia pseudosolanacearum genome includes the window CACGCCGGTGCAGATCTACGCGCCGTTCACGTATGACGCCGTGATGGTCGTCGTCGATGCGATGAAGCGCTCCAACTCGGTGGACCCCGCCAAGATCCTGGCTGCCATGCCGGCAACCAACTATCACGGCGTGATCGGCAACATCGCGTTCGACGACAAGGGTGACCTGAAGGAAGGTTCGATCACCCTGTACAACTACAAGGACAAAAAGAAGACCGTTCTTGACGTCGTGAAGATGTAATCGAGGGGTGATCCGCCCTGGAAAACGGCACCGCGCCTTACCCTAGCGGTGCCGTTTTTTATAGCCTCGCCAGTTACACAAGACCCTCACCATGGGTGCGTCGGCAGGCCGCTTACCAGCACACACTTTACCCATCCGATTGATCGCATACCTTGCGGGCGCGCCATCCCGTCGCCTACAACAAAGCAAGGCATAGCAGGAGCTGTTCTCATGGATATCTTTATCCAGCAGATCGTGAACGGCCTGGTGCTCGGCAGCATTTACGCGCTGATCGCACTTGGCTACACCATGGTCTACGGCATTCTCGGCATCATCAACTTCGCCCACGGCGATGTCCTGATGATCGGCGCGATGTCCGCACTGACCGCCATCAACTTCCTCCAAAAGTTCTTCCCCCACTTGCCTGACTGGCTGACGCTGGTCCTGGCGCTGCTGTTTGCGATGCCGGTCTGCGCCGTCGTCGCGTACACCATCGAACGGGTCGCCTACCGGCCGCTGCGCAATGCGCCGCGCCTGGCGCCGCTGATCACCGCCATCGGCGTGTCGATCGTGCTGCAGACCCTGGCGATGATGATCTGGTCGCGCAACCCGCTGACCTTCCCGCAGTTGCTGCCCTCGTCGCCGATCGACATCGGTTCGACCGGCGCGACGATCACGGGCAAGGAGATCGCCATCATCCTGGTGTCGCTGGCGGTCATGACCGGGCTGACGCTGCTGGTCAACCGCACCAAGCTCGGCCGCGCCATGCGCGCCACTGCCGAGAACCAGCGCGTGGCCGGCCTGATGGGTGTTAACCCCAACTTCGTCATCTCTGCCACGTTCATGATCGGCGCTGCCATGGCAGCCGTCGCCGGCGTGATGATGGCCACCAACTACGGCAATGCCCACTTCTACATGGGCTTCATTCCCGGCCTGAAGGCGTTCACCGCCGCGGTGCTGGGCGGCATCGGCAACCTGGCGGGCGCCATGGTGGGCGGTGTGCTGCTGGGCCTGATCGAGGCCCTGGGTGCCGGCTACATCGGTGACCTGACCGGCGGTGTGTTCGGTTCGAACTACCAGGATGTCT containing:
- a CDS encoding branched-chain amino acid ABC transporter permease, giving the protein MDIFIQQIVNGLVLGSIYALIALGYTMVYGILGIINFAHGDVLMIGAMSALTAINFLQKFFPHLPDWLTLVLALLFAMPVCAVVAYTIERVAYRPLRNAPRLAPLITAIGVSIVLQTLAMMIWSRNPLTFPQLLPSSPIDIGSTGATITGKEIAIILVSLAVMTGLTLLVNRTKLGRAMRATAENQRVAGLMGVNPNFVISATFMIGAAMAAVAGVMMATNYGNAHFYMGFIPGLKAFTAAVLGGIGNLAGAMVGGVLLGLIEALGAGYIGDLTGGVFGSNYQDVFAFIVLIGVLLFRPSGIMGERVADRA